In Corynebacterium aquatimens, one genomic interval encodes:
- a CDS encoding Hsp70 family protein, with translation MSSHWALSIDFGTSNTSAAHTNPFKGTVEPATLSDDHHSMASSVLVSNTGAISAGPVALANAEGFPEGFIRSPKRLIGQDTAWLGGGQVAVQSMVSEVFRETIRRASRAHNNLPPRYLVVTHPEVWSPDEIAVLKKAAADAGMPPNAVATLSEPKAAIAHYTQDRALVPGQKIAVFDIGGGTLDIAVLNCRAPGAYDVLAAEGDGSIGGRSFDQLLRRWLERHLDEDEPDVLDALRRHATFDEQRKLEQRITDAKELLSDTDRAVIPVDVDGKSHRVQITRGEFEDLISPSVDRAVGLARAALAQAGLTPHDLHALYLTGGTSRVPLLQEKLKDIGPVAQLDNPKTVVCQGALVSLIAAVEARRAHEPVKTSGPRRAAHPQPQRVVSPRRRRT, from the coding sequence ATGTCTAGTCACTGGGCTTTGTCGATTGACTTCGGGACGTCCAACACGTCCGCGGCACACACCAATCCGTTCAAGGGCACGGTGGAGCCAGCGACGCTGAGCGACGACCACCATTCCATGGCGTCCAGCGTGCTGGTGAGCAATACGGGAGCAATCTCCGCTGGTCCGGTGGCGTTAGCGAATGCGGAGGGTTTTCCGGAAGGCTTCATCCGCTCACCGAAGAGGCTCATTGGGCAGGATACGGCGTGGCTCGGCGGGGGCCAGGTTGCCGTGCAGTCGATGGTCAGCGAGGTGTTTCGGGAAACCATCCGTCGCGCCTCGCGCGCCCACAATAACCTCCCGCCGCGATACCTCGTGGTCACGCACCCGGAGGTGTGGTCGCCCGATGAGATCGCGGTGCTGAAGAAGGCGGCGGCGGACGCGGGTATGCCGCCGAATGCTGTGGCCACGTTGTCCGAGCCGAAAGCAGCGATCGCGCACTACACCCAGGACCGCGCTTTAGTGCCCGGCCAGAAGATCGCCGTGTTTGACATCGGCGGTGGCACGCTCGACATCGCGGTGCTGAACTGCCGCGCACCCGGGGCGTATGACGTTCTTGCTGCGGAAGGCGATGGTTCCATCGGCGGGCGAAGTTTTGATCAATTGCTTCGTCGCTGGTTGGAGCGCCACTTGGACGAGGATGAGCCGGATGTCCTCGACGCCCTGCGCAGGCACGCAACGTTTGATGAGCAGCGCAAACTTGAGCAACGCATTACCGACGCCAAGGAGTTGTTGTCCGACACTGACCGGGCCGTCATCCCCGTTGACGTGGACGGTAAGTCCCACCGCGTTCAGATCACTCGGGGTGAGTTTGAGGACCTGATTTCGCCCAGCGTCGACCGCGCGGTGGGGCTCGCGCGCGCGGCACTGGCGCAAGCCGGCCTCACCCCGCATGACCTCCACGCGTTGTACCTCACTGGCGGCACCTCCCGTGTTCCGCTGCTACAGGAAAAGCTCAAAGACATCGGGCCCGTCGCCCAGCTCGACAACCCCAAGACCGTGGTGTGCCAAGGTGCCCTGGTCTCACTCATCGCGGCGGTTGAAGCGCGCCGGGCTCACGAACCGGTGAAAACCTCCGGCCCGCGCCGCGCCGCTCATCCGCAACCCCAGAGGGTGGTCTCACCGCGCCGTCGTCGCACCTAG
- a CDS encoding DUF3662 and FHA domain-containing protein yields the protein MAIMERLAKLDSAMQRGLDNGFAAVFGGRVVPAEIEEILKQEAQDSIVTNEYDELVVPNVYAVGVSKKDLTNLSQDTNLPSHLASQLTRYVRNQGWSLYGPAVVRVAEESGLRTGQLRVSSYIDDAPDVDSGFDVINSEAQEGSAMQFPPDSRMPHAPAQPTSGGGANVILILQDGSSRSYQVKEGSTILGRSNDADFRVPDTGVSRHHAEITWDGSVAVLVDLQSTNGTTVNDQQVDNWMLADGDVISMGHSTIEVRIVEPRQGQPAPAAQQAPAAPEGEIPEFWR from the coding sequence GTGGCGATTATGGAGCGCCTGGCCAAGCTAGACAGTGCGATGCAGCGCGGGCTGGATAACGGCTTCGCGGCAGTGTTCGGCGGACGCGTGGTTCCTGCGGAAATCGAAGAGATCTTGAAGCAGGAGGCCCAAGACAGCATTGTCACCAATGAGTATGACGAATTGGTGGTGCCCAACGTCTACGCCGTGGGTGTTTCCAAGAAGGATCTAACCAACCTGTCCCAAGACACGAACCTTCCCTCCCACCTGGCCTCACAACTCACACGCTACGTCCGCAATCAAGGCTGGAGTCTGTATGGCCCCGCCGTGGTGCGTGTCGCGGAAGAATCCGGACTGCGAACTGGTCAGCTGCGGGTTTCTTCCTATATTGATGATGCACCTGATGTAGACAGCGGATTCGACGTAATTAATTCTGAAGCGCAGGAAGGCTCAGCTATGCAATTCCCACCGGACTCCCGCATGCCGCACGCGCCTGCGCAGCCGACTAGTGGCGGCGGCGCCAATGTGATCCTGATCCTCCAGGATGGCTCCTCGCGCAGCTACCAGGTCAAGGAAGGATCCACGATTTTAGGCCGCTCCAACGATGCGGACTTCCGCGTGCCTGACACGGGTGTCTCCCGTCACCACGCGGAGATCACCTGGGATGGTTCAGTGGCGGTGCTGGTGGATCTGCAGTCCACGAATGGCACGACGGTGAATGACCAGCAGGTGGACAACTGGATGCTCGCGGACGGGGACGTGATCTCTATGGGTCACTCAACGATCGAGGTACGGATCGTGGAACCGCGCCAGGGCCAGCCGGCACCGGCGGCGCAGCAGGCGCCAGCCGCGCCCGAAGGTGAAATCCCGGAGTTCTGGCGGTAG
- a CDS encoding FHA domain-containing protein FhaB/FipA translates to MDAALMLATRFGLLALLWLFIFLVMMALRRDVKAAAGAPRQAAPVPSQVRKEKAREIVVVDGPLRGSHMEIAQLNAFTLGRSQENDFVLGDDFTSSSHARLFRRGSDWFVEDLDSRNGTFVAGNRIDQPERVSVGTDIKMGRTIVRLMP, encoded by the coding sequence ATGGATGCAGCACTAATGCTGGCCACGAGGTTTGGCCTCCTTGCCCTGCTGTGGCTGTTCATCTTCCTAGTGATGATGGCGCTGCGGAGGGACGTCAAAGCCGCTGCGGGAGCACCGCGCCAGGCGGCTCCGGTTCCCAGCCAGGTTCGTAAAGAGAAGGCGCGGGAAATCGTGGTGGTCGATGGCCCGCTGCGCGGCTCACACATGGAGATCGCGCAGCTGAACGCCTTCACCCTTGGCCGTTCGCAGGAAAATGACTTTGTGCTCGGCGATGATTTCACGTCGTCAAGCCATGCCCGCCTGTTCCGTCGCGGTTCCGATTGGTTCGTCGAAGACCTGGATTCCCGCAACGGTACGTTTGTGGCGGGTAACCGCATTGACCAGCCGGAACGGGTATCGGTGGGAACTGACATCAAGATGGGCCGCACGATCGTGAGGTTGATGCCGTGA
- a CDS encoding protein phosphatase 2C domain-containing protein, producing the protein MTHAKPDSEDPYTVDASRFRIVIGEPAVEVAPQPVHASYRTGNKVPDTVVDGWDGDFLGVRAAAIRGRMHRHGGQPRQDAFAVKVSEDDQQLFIAVADGVSSARFAHAGAQAATEYAVSYLSQSYTLDFDEKNGWDLVKGASWEITQRAERASAAPEDLSTTLICAAITATSDGMVGHVVSVGDSGAWLLGADDALVQVTRGKASEEGIDNVRVHPLPFLPESLEIHAFTASADEVLLVGSDGIGDPLGGGGGPLTMLLSDMLYRSKPSILDFAHLVDFTKVGFDDDRSLIAVWPQHVYYDTGEN; encoded by the coding sequence ATGACTCACGCGAAGCCTGATTCTGAGGATCCATACACGGTGGACGCGTCCCGCTTCCGGATTGTTATCGGTGAACCCGCGGTGGAGGTTGCGCCGCAGCCGGTTCATGCCAGCTACCGCACGGGCAACAAGGTGCCCGACACCGTTGTGGACGGCTGGGACGGGGATTTTCTTGGGGTTCGTGCGGCAGCGATCCGTGGGCGCATGCACAGGCACGGCGGCCAGCCGCGCCAGGACGCGTTCGCGGTGAAGGTCAGTGAGGATGACCAGCAGTTGTTCATCGCCGTCGCGGATGGGGTGTCCTCCGCGCGGTTTGCGCACGCGGGGGCGCAGGCCGCCACCGAGTACGCTGTGTCCTATCTTTCCCAAAGCTACACGCTGGACTTTGATGAGAAGAATGGATGGGACTTGGTCAAGGGCGCATCCTGGGAGATCACCCAGCGCGCCGAACGTGCCTCCGCGGCGCCAGAGGACCTGTCCACCACATTGATCTGCGCCGCAATCACGGCGACGTCCGATGGCATGGTTGGCCACGTGGTCTCCGTGGGAGATTCCGGCGCCTGGCTGCTTGGTGCTGATGACGCGCTGGTGCAGGTGACCAGGGGAAAGGCATCGGAGGAAGGAATCGATAACGTCCGCGTCCACCCACTGCCGTTCCTCCCCGAGTCGCTGGAAATCCACGCTTTCACCGCGTCGGCGGATGAGGTCTTGTTGGTTGGTTCGGACGGGATTGGTGATCCTCTTGGCGGCGGCGGTGGCCCGCTGACCATGCTGTTGTCTGACATGCTGTACCGCAGCAAGCCAAGCATCTTGGATTTCGCTCACCTGGTGGACTTCACCAAGGTGGGATTCGATGATGACCGCAGCTTGATCGCGGTCTGGCCCCAGCACGTCTATTACGACACGGGTGAGAACTAG
- a CDS encoding ATP-binding protein, which yields MTAFLRLGPLIDTNASREVATISLSNGQEVIIPAFPESAVDEVIANAAAHRDWDATSPIVVEQSPTELKVWSPGSLPVGVTVDNVLTIPSVPRNPTLMTALRMLGLAEQASRGFDRMWASMLSTGRTPPTVNASENFVEVSLSSGNVDRDFVIGLANLREVYGHELFDSVNGLVIARHLMHNPILTASTAAHLMQLSLDQAEDVLAFYANAGFIEQLRDAPEWILSETAREEMKPGEEGMIATVTIQEWIETQLREGKSLSSREVAEELGVDRTDITRILSHLRDLGRAKIDPSGKSRGPSVRWIGI from the coding sequence GTGACTGCCTTTTTACGGCTCGGCCCTTTGATTGACACCAACGCGAGCAGGGAGGTTGCAACGATCTCCCTTTCTAACGGCCAAGAAGTCATCATCCCCGCTTTCCCTGAAAGCGCGGTTGATGAGGTAATCGCCAACGCGGCCGCCCACAGGGATTGGGATGCCACCTCCCCTATCGTGGTCGAACAATCGCCCACCGAACTCAAGGTGTGGTCTCCAGGCTCTCTCCCGGTGGGCGTGACAGTCGACAACGTTCTAACAATCCCGTCAGTACCCCGCAATCCCACGCTGATGACGGCACTTCGCATGCTCGGATTAGCAGAGCAGGCATCTCGCGGATTTGACCGAATGTGGGCGTCAATGCTGTCAACCGGCCGTACTCCACCGACAGTAAATGCGAGCGAGAACTTCGTTGAGGTTTCTCTTTCTTCCGGCAACGTCGACCGGGATTTCGTCATCGGCCTTGCGAACTTGAGAGAAGTGTATGGCCATGAGCTTTTTGACAGCGTCAACGGACTGGTAATCGCGCGTCATCTCATGCATAACCCAATCCTCACCGCGTCTACTGCAGCCCATCTCATGCAGCTCTCTCTCGATCAAGCCGAAGATGTTCTGGCGTTTTACGCCAATGCCGGATTCATTGAGCAACTGCGGGATGCCCCAGAATGGATTCTTTCTGAAACAGCCCGTGAAGAAATGAAGCCAGGTGAGGAAGGGATGATCGCTACCGTCACAATCCAAGAATGGATCGAAACCCAGCTACGAGAGGGCAAGTCTTTGTCTTCCCGTGAGGTAGCGGAAGAACTCGGAGTCGACCGGACCGACATCACCCGAATCTTGAGCCACCTTCGTGACCTGGGTCGGGCAAAAATCGACCCATCCGGGAAATCGCGTGGACCAAGCGTCCGGTGGATCGGGATTTAA
- a CDS encoding AlbA family DNA-binding domain-containing protein, whose product MSERELAAIYAALEAISAGATGDSQESECLEFKEDPAVHPNNRNPDAILADVLADEAVCFSNSEGGISYIVVGVSDKKSGAEAFTGTNRRTEWFEKKIFDNTRPSISVEATELTWENTRLVALRVPRGLALYTRRKGQAGKRVGKNCVSLTEEQRRDIVFRRANPDFSAFPSARPMSDIEP is encoded by the coding sequence ATGAGTGAGCGGGAACTAGCAGCCATTTATGCAGCTCTTGAGGCCATTAGCGCTGGCGCGACTGGGGACAGCCAGGAATCCGAGTGCCTGGAGTTCAAAGAAGACCCAGCCGTACACCCCAACAACCGAAACCCTGACGCCATCCTCGCTGATGTTCTTGCCGATGAAGCCGTGTGCTTTTCCAACAGCGAAGGCGGGATTTCTTACATTGTCGTGGGCGTTTCCGACAAGAAGTCTGGAGCGGAGGCTTTCACCGGCACCAATCGCCGCACGGAGTGGTTTGAGAAGAAGATCTTCGATAACACGCGCCCCAGTATCAGCGTGGAAGCTACCGAGCTAACCTGGGAAAACACCCGCCTCGTGGCTCTTCGCGTTCCCCGGGGTCTTGCCCTGTACACACGACGAAAGGGGCAGGCGGGGAAACGAGTAGGTAAGAATTGTGTTTCCCTGACTGAAGAACAAAGGCGGGATATCGTATTTCGCCGTGCCAACCCGGACTTTTCTGCGTTCCCATCGGCTCGGCCAATGTCAGATATTGAACCCTAG
- a CDS encoding vWA domain-containing protein: MQNFEPRGNVLPIYFIADESGSMAPDVGQLTDGLASLLDQIRREPFAASSVRFSVIGFNEEARLYLNIVDLRDVREMPSLIAQGATYFSAALDMLAQVIPDNVAALKAEGYRVNRPTVFLLTDGYPMEDDEWREALDDLMSLPARPNILAFGIGDADPQIISGLATQPGYAFIAAQGADTGRMLTEFMGSLTQSVISSGTAIGSGRGMIQPEIPEGFVAISADEV; this comes from the coding sequence GTGCAGAACTTTGAGCCACGGGGAAATGTTCTACCCATCTATTTCATCGCGGACGAGTCCGGTTCGATGGCGCCGGACGTGGGCCAGCTCACGGACGGTTTGGCCTCACTGTTAGACCAAATTCGACGCGAGCCATTCGCGGCGTCGTCAGTGCGCTTTTCCGTCATCGGCTTTAATGAAGAGGCGCGTTTGTACCTCAACATCGTTGACCTGCGCGACGTGCGTGAAATGCCGTCGCTTATTGCGCAGGGGGCGACGTATTTTTCTGCGGCGTTAGACATGCTCGCACAGGTCATTCCAGACAACGTCGCGGCGTTGAAGGCGGAGGGCTACCGCGTGAACCGGCCGACGGTCTTTTTGCTTACCGACGGCTACCCCATGGAAGACGACGAATGGCGCGAGGCCCTCGACGACCTGATGTCCTTACCAGCGCGCCCGAACATCCTAGCGTTCGGTATTGGTGACGCGGATCCGCAGATCATTTCCGGCCTGGCGACGCAGCCGGGATACGCGTTCATCGCAGCGCAAGGTGCGGATACGGGCAGGATGCTCACGGAGTTTATGGGCAGCCTGACGCAATCCGTGATTAGCTCCGGAACCGCTATTGGCAGTGGCCGCGGAATGATTCAGCCGGAGATCCCAGAGGGCTTCGTTGCTATTTCCGCCGACGAGGTTTAG
- a CDS encoding glutaminase: MRSPISSYLSAILDEVRDNDSGAVADYIGALKSADPDKLGLALCTRSGHLYAVGDTSYEFSIQSISKPFIYALALDEVGVLGVHEVVGVEPSGEAFNELSLDEETKRPANPMINAGAIAVNQLIAGVDATVEKRGARILDYFSQLAGREMRIDETVKADELSSADRNMALAHMLKEYGILRDSVHDAVETYVFQCSVLVTVKDLAIMAATLASGGIQPITRERVLSNEACRLALAVMASSGMYDGSGRWMSSVGIPAKSGVAGGLIGTLPGQLGIASLSPRLNDKGNSVRGVEIFRRMSKTLGLHMMSSNFYAAPGIRSVERHGDTNVVQLQGMINFTAAENILHDLVERKLVGEKLVLDVSNVTSFNPAGRRLVKEGLRQFREDGFDVAIYDPDSALPDYQFSDGTHAESVKDFSESFTVPVSAVDAYEAIAHPKDWWDEENQDSTVEGNADEQGAEFQMDTEDGSNLYVVQEADEGERLVWSVEQSGESNEDEEWRDTNIIFDLEEADDGSTRVRVTHRGLKPHDRNYDQAVRDWRKRITQRLKPLMANSEEEG; the protein is encoded by the coding sequence ATGCGCTCTCCCATTTCGTCCTACCTCTCCGCGATCTTGGATGAAGTCCGTGACAACGATAGCGGTGCGGTCGCCGATTACATTGGGGCCTTGAAAAGCGCTGACCCAGACAAGCTCGGCTTGGCGTTGTGTACGCGCAGCGGCCACCTGTACGCCGTGGGGGACACGAGCTATGAGTTCTCCATCCAGTCGATTTCCAAGCCCTTCATCTACGCGCTCGCACTCGACGAGGTAGGGGTGCTCGGCGTCCACGAGGTCGTGGGCGTGGAACCCTCCGGTGAAGCGTTTAATGAGCTGTCGCTCGATGAGGAAACGAAGCGCCCAGCAAACCCCATGATCAACGCTGGGGCAATCGCGGTGAATCAGTTGATAGCAGGCGTTGACGCGACCGTCGAGAAGCGTGGGGCCCGCATCCTCGACTACTTCTCGCAGCTCGCGGGGCGTGAAATGCGTATCGACGAGACGGTGAAGGCCGACGAGCTCTCCAGCGCGGACCGCAACATGGCGCTCGCGCACATGCTGAAGGAATACGGCATCCTGCGCGACAGCGTCCACGACGCGGTGGAAACCTACGTCTTCCAGTGCTCCGTGCTGGTGACCGTGAAAGACCTCGCGATCATGGCCGCGACCTTAGCATCGGGTGGAATCCAACCGATCACCCGTGAGCGCGTGCTCAGCAACGAAGCCTGCCGTTTAGCTCTCGCCGTGATGGCCTCATCCGGAATGTACGACGGCTCGGGGCGGTGGATGTCCTCGGTGGGCATCCCTGCGAAATCCGGGGTGGCCGGTGGCCTCATCGGCACGCTGCCCGGCCAGCTGGGCATCGCGAGCTTGAGCCCCCGGCTCAACGACAAGGGGAACTCCGTTCGCGGCGTCGAGATCTTCCGCCGGATGTCCAAGACCCTTGGTTTGCACATGATGAGCTCTAATTTCTACGCCGCGCCGGGCATCCGCTCGGTGGAGCGCCACGGGGACACGAACGTGGTCCAGCTCCAGGGCATGATCAACTTCACCGCCGCTGAAAACATCCTGCATGACCTGGTGGAACGCAAACTGGTGGGTGAAAAACTCGTCCTGGATGTGTCGAACGTGACGTCGTTCAACCCCGCGGGGCGGCGCCTGGTCAAAGAGGGCCTGCGCCAATTCCGTGAGGACGGCTTTGACGTGGCTATTTATGACCCGGATTCCGCGCTGCCGGACTACCAGTTCTCTGACGGCACGCATGCGGAAAGCGTGAAAGACTTCTCCGAATCCTTCACCGTTCCCGTGTCCGCCGTGGATGCCTACGAGGCGATCGCGCACCCGAAGGACTGGTGGGATGAAGAGAACCAGGACTCTACCGTCGAAGGCAATGCGGACGAGCAAGGCGCCGAGTTCCAGATGGACACCGAGGATGGTTCGAACCTCTACGTTGTGCAAGAGGCCGACGAGGGCGAGCGCCTGGTCTGGAGCGTGGAGCAGTCCGGCGAGTCCAATGAGGATGAAGAGTGGCGCGACACCAACATCATCTTTGATTTGGAAGAAGCCGACGACGGATCCACCCGCGTTCGCGTCACCCACCGCGGGCTCAAACCCCACGACCGCAACTATGACCAGGCCGTTCGCGATTGGCGCAAGCGCATCACCCAGCGCCTCAAGCCGCTCATGGCGAACTCAGAGGAAGAAGGTTAG
- a CDS encoding carboxymuconolactone decarboxylase family protein, producing MQFFEQNNLGSDFPLAKLPVDSSTRPGPGRGKEIAVLARVADKIGGLVQGSKTLNLFPAIGRARRNFLPWLLYSGMLMPFGILSRKESELIILRVAALRGATYELEHHKKLGKKAGLSNDEIARVQRQEHGFDGRTKAVLDAADDVVRYRQVSDEVWARLADRLSDKEITALLLLVTNYDGLATVMDVLNIPLDEPR from the coding sequence ATGCAGTTTTTTGAGCAAAACAATTTGGGCTCGGATTTCCCTTTGGCGAAGCTGCCGGTGGATTCATCAACGCGGCCGGGCCCGGGGCGCGGTAAAGAGATCGCGGTGTTGGCGCGGGTGGCGGACAAGATCGGTGGGCTGGTGCAGGGCAGTAAGACACTGAACTTGTTTCCAGCAATCGGCCGGGCGCGGCGCAATTTCCTGCCGTGGTTGCTCTACTCCGGCATGCTGATGCCGTTTGGGATTTTGTCGCGCAAGGAGTCGGAGCTAATCATTTTGCGTGTCGCGGCGTTGCGCGGGGCGACGTATGAGCTTGAGCATCACAAAAAGTTGGGCAAGAAAGCCGGGCTTAGCAATGACGAAATTGCGCGGGTGCAACGCCAGGAGCACGGTTTCGACGGTCGCACAAAAGCGGTGCTTGACGCAGCGGATGACGTTGTCCGCTACCGCCAGGTGAGCGACGAGGTATGGGCGCGGCTCGCCGACCGCTTGAGCGATAAGGAGATCACCGCGCTGCTGTTGCTGGTGACCAACTATGACGGGCTGGCCACGGTGATGGACGTCCTAAACATCCCGCTGGATGAACCCCGCTAG
- a CDS encoding PP2C family protein-serine/threonine phosphatase: protein MSDQNVKYQLNYVALSDRGLVRGNNEDSAYAGPYLLLLADGMGGHAAGEVASQIMVERMEHLDRNPEDADLQALLGAAADDANAAIDAAIDENPAYNGMGTTLTALMFNGSQLCLIHVGDSRGYRLRDGTLSQITVDDTFVQSLVDEGKLAPEDVSTHPQKSLILKAYTGRPVEPHFEYFDAQPGDRYLLCSDGLSDPVTAETIENTLAGGTPREAGEKLIELALRSGGPDNVTVVVADVVDSGNDEKAQLPNKPALAGALALTTEDTHPDTAASRAAALVRPRAKEEKPDSDEPDNEPVEDEAVEETVDKRTAPRWLWPALTLAVVVVMVLGGAWAWMNSAKENRYFISTNEENEFVIEQGFDSSVLGSGTHTPVQKVCINKDNEIRTFNIDQQPADCQVFTVDDLPESARGAVDNLESGDYSVVTSQLERMGQEALPVCVDGGADSCREEK from the coding sequence GTGAGCGATCAGAACGTGAAATACCAGCTCAACTACGTGGCACTGTCTGACCGCGGGCTGGTCCGCGGTAACAACGAGGACTCCGCGTACGCAGGCCCGTACCTGCTTCTGTTGGCTGACGGGATGGGCGGCCATGCTGCGGGTGAGGTCGCGTCTCAGATAATGGTCGAGCGCATGGAGCACTTGGACCGCAACCCCGAGGACGCGGACCTTCAGGCGCTCCTTGGTGCCGCCGCTGATGACGCCAACGCGGCTATTGATGCAGCCATTGATGAAAACCCTGCCTACAACGGGATGGGCACGACGCTCACGGCGTTGATGTTCAACGGATCTCAGCTGTGTTTGATCCACGTTGGTGACTCGCGCGGGTACCGTCTGCGCGACGGCACGCTCAGCCAGATCACCGTGGATGACACTTTCGTGCAGTCGCTTGTCGACGAAGGGAAGCTCGCGCCCGAGGATGTGTCGACGCACCCGCAGAAATCGCTGATCTTAAAGGCGTACACCGGTCGCCCCGTAGAGCCGCACTTCGAATACTTTGATGCGCAGCCGGGCGACCGCTACCTGCTGTGCTCCGACGGGTTGTCTGACCCGGTTACCGCGGAGACCATCGAGAACACCCTGGCTGGAGGCACCCCGCGTGAGGCCGGTGAGAAGCTCATCGAACTCGCGCTTCGTTCCGGTGGGCCCGACAACGTCACGGTCGTCGTGGCGGATGTTGTGGACTCTGGCAACGATGAGAAGGCGCAGTTACCGAACAAGCCGGCACTAGCCGGGGCGCTCGCCTTGACCACTGAGGATACCCACCCGGACACGGCAGCTTCGCGCGCAGCAGCTCTCGTGCGACCACGCGCGAAGGAGGAAAAGCCGGATTCCGACGAGCCCGACAATGAGCCGGTTGAGGACGAAGCGGTCGAAGAGACCGTCGATAAGCGAACTGCTCCTCGCTGGCTGTGGCCCGCTTTGACCCTAGCTGTGGTCGTTGTGATGGTGCTTGGTGGCGCGTGGGCGTGGATGAATAGCGCGAAGGAAAACCGCTACTTCATCTCCACGAATGAGGAAAATGAGTTTGTTATTGAGCAGGGCTTTGACAGCTCTGTGCTCGGTTCTGGGACGCACACGCCAGTGCAGAAAGTGTGCATCAATAAGGACAACGAAATTCGGACTTTCAACATCGACCAGCAACCCGCGGACTGCCAGGTGTTCACCGTCGATGACCTGCCTGAATCCGCGCGCGGTGCCGTGGACAACCTCGAAAGCGGGGACTACAGCGTAGTCACGAGCCAGCTTGAGCGCATGGGCCAAGAGGCGCTTCCGGTGTGCGTGGACGGCGGTGCCGATTCCTGCCGGGAGGAAAAGTAA
- a CDS encoding SDR family oxidoreductase: protein MVTGAASGIGKEVALQLAAKGWRVAITDINAEGLNATVKEIRTSPGEVIDATPVDISDHEAVDTWARALEERFGAAHTIHHVGGISMWGAVDLFPLEKWQKLIDVNLMGTVHVIRAFTPSMMKAGPVDKDTKRAIGPRRLACVSSSAGIIGLPWHAAYSASKAGVLGMLEVLRFDLAPYGITVHAVAPGAVDSQLVHSIDIHGIDQSQKRVRLAKEAFQRHAISPAKCAEIILRDVDKGKYLIATSADIKVGRWAQVNAPFAYKAVLTGINKAFQWAAKDAWIESP from the coding sequence GTGGTCACAGGCGCCGCCTCGGGGATCGGCAAAGAGGTTGCGTTGCAACTAGCGGCGAAGGGCTGGCGCGTGGCAATCACCGACATTAACGCCGAGGGGCTCAACGCCACCGTGAAGGAAATTCGGACCAGCCCCGGCGAGGTCATCGACGCCACACCCGTGGACATCTCCGACCATGAAGCGGTGGATACATGGGCACGCGCGCTTGAGGAACGCTTCGGCGCAGCACACACCATCCACCACGTCGGGGGCATTTCCATGTGGGGCGCGGTTGACCTGTTCCCACTGGAGAAATGGCAGAAGCTTATCGACGTCAACTTGATGGGCACCGTCCACGTCATTCGCGCGTTCACACCGTCGATGATGAAGGCCGGCCCAGTGGACAAGGACACGAAACGCGCGATTGGCCCCCGTCGATTAGCGTGTGTGTCCAGCTCCGCTGGAATCATTGGTCTGCCCTGGCACGCCGCTTACTCTGCCTCCAAAGCCGGTGTGCTGGGAATGTTAGAAGTCCTGCGCTTTGACCTCGCGCCCTACGGGATTACCGTCCATGCGGTCGCGCCCGGCGCGGTCGATTCCCAGTTGGTCCACTCCATTGACATCCACGGCATCGACCAGAGCCAAAAGCGCGTCCGCCTTGCAAAAGAGGCCTTCCAACGCCACGCGATTTCCCCCGCGAAGTGCGCAGAGATCATCTTGCGCGACGTGGACAAAGGCAAGTACCTGATTGCCACGAGCGCGGACATCAAAGTCGGCCGCTGGGCACAGGTGAACGCGCCGTTTGCGTACAAAGCCGTTCTGACCGGAATCAATAAAGCCTTCCAGTGGGCCGCGAAGGACGCGTGGATTGAAAGCCCCTAG